Within the Chryseobacterium geocarposphaerae genome, the region TTTTATTTTTGGAGAAAGTTTTCCAGAAACTTCTTCTGAATTTTACATGGTGGGTCAACCGAAAGGATAAAAACGGTAAAAATATTTTCGGCGGAGGTTTCCTTGGCCTGGATAATATCGGTGCTTTTGACCGTAATATGGTTTTAAAGGATGGCCAACATTTGGAGCAAGCGGATGGAACAAGCTGGATGGCAATGTATGCCTTAAACATGATGCGAATTGCTATGGAGCTGGCTCAGTATTATCAGGTGTATGAAGATATGGCTATTAAGTTCTTTGAGCATTATCTTTATATTGCAGAAGCGATGGAAAATCTGGGTGAAGGAACAAAAGGTCTCTGGAATGAAGAAGACGGATTTTTCTATGACGTCCTTCAGCTTGGTAACGGCGACAGTGTTTCCTTAAGACTAAGAAGTATCGTGGGATTAATTCCATTGTTTGCGGTAGAAATTGTTGACCATAAATTATTGGAAAACATGCCCAACTTCACTGCAAGAATGGATTGGATCCTAAAAAATAAACCTGAACTGACCAAACTTGTTTCTCACTGGGACGAAGAGGGGCAAGGAAGAAAGCATCTCATGAGTATTCTCCGTAAAAACAGGTTGACAAAGGTTTTAACAAGAATGCTTGACGAAAAGGAATTTTTAAGCCCCTATGGAATTCGTGCCATGTCAAAAGTATATGAAGAAAACCCGTTTGTTTTCTCAGTTCATGGCGTTGAAAATGTCGTGTACTATACCCCTGCAGAAAGCGACAGCAGAATGTTTGGTGGAAACAGCAACTGGAGAGGTCCGATTTGGTTTCCTATTAATTTCCTGATTGTGGAAAGTCTACAGCGTTTTCATTATTATTACGGAAACAGTCTGAAAGTAGAACTTCCGACCGGAAGTGGGGACAAACGAAATCTTGATGAAGTTGCCCAGAATATAAGCCACAGATTATGTTCTATTTTCTTAAAGGATGGTAGCGGGCAACGTCCTTTCAATGGTGGAAATGCTAAGTTTAATTTTGACGAAAACTTTAGAGATTATATCACCTTTTTTGAATATTTTCATGGTGACAATGGTCGCGGAGTCGGTGCATCGCATCAGACAGGATGGACTGCAACGGTTGCAAAACTAATGAAACCGAGATTAATGTAAATAAATTTTAAAAATTAGGGTATTAGAATCGAAAACAACGTTCAAATTCTCATACCCTAAAATATTCGTAATAGTATTCTAGTGAGTAACTTGCTCTCCGTTTACAAAAACTTCGTACCCTATTTCTACAGTAGGCTCTAGTGTTTTAGAAACAGAACAGTATTTTTCAAAAGATAACTGAGCTGCTTTCTGTGCTTTTTTAGGATCGATATTTCCTTCTAATAGAAATTTCACCTTAATCGCTTTGAATGGTTTTGCGTCTTCAACAGGAATACGTTCTCCTTCTACCTCAGCTTTAAAACCGGTAATTTCCTGTCTCTGTTTTTTCAGGATAGAAAC harbors:
- a CDS encoding OsmC family protein, with amino-acid sequence MKITLNRINDDFLFECTNSQGNSILLDNTSQPGAKGVSPMESVLMAVAGCSGIDVVSILKKQRQEITGFKAEVEGERIPVEDAKPFKAIKVKFLLEGNIDPKKAQKAAQLSFEKYCSVSKTLEPTVEIGYEVFVNGEQVTH